The following are encoded in a window of Streptomyces sp. Go-475 genomic DNA:
- a CDS encoding MlaD family protein, whose product MITRTVKVQLLAFAAVTAVGVSYVGAEYTGLVDGLLDRGYTVRADFADSGGIFSGAEVTYRGVPVGRVGELRLSGSGVSVALDIEDGAPRIPSDTLAVVANRSAVGEQYVDLQPRRTDGPYLLDGSTIPRDRTRVPLPVTDMVVSLDRLVNSVGKDDLRVTVDELGEAFAGTGPRLSRLVDSGNALVESASDSLPETISLIEDSRRVLRTQADQGSSIKSFSRDLAALTAQLKSSDGDLRRLIGNTPPAGTEVNSLLKSLRPDLPVLLANLISGGQVTLARLPGVEQALVTFPVVVAGSHTVVPGDGTTHFGLVLGADDPPACTQGYDTRRRDPADTSTRPANTDARCTAPRGSDTSVRGAQNAPGASGRSGGADRAAYVAPYDPETGTATGPDGTPVEIGSTGGEQTVFGKDSWQWLLVGPMA is encoded by the coding sequence GTGATCACGCGTACGGTCAAGGTCCAGCTGCTCGCCTTCGCCGCCGTCACCGCCGTCGGCGTGTCGTACGTCGGCGCCGAGTACACCGGCCTGGTGGACGGCCTGCTCGACCGGGGCTACACCGTGCGGGCCGACTTCGCCGACTCCGGCGGCATCTTCTCCGGCGCCGAGGTCACCTACCGGGGCGTGCCGGTGGGCCGCGTGGGCGAGCTGCGGCTGTCCGGCTCCGGTGTGTCGGTGGCCCTGGACATCGAGGACGGCGCGCCGCGCATCCCCTCGGACACGCTGGCGGTGGTGGCGAACCGCTCGGCGGTGGGCGAGCAGTACGTCGACCTGCAACCGCGCCGCACGGACGGCCCGTACCTGCTGGACGGCAGTACGATCCCGCGCGACCGCACCCGTGTCCCGCTGCCCGTCACGGACATGGTCGTCAGCCTGGACCGGCTGGTGAACTCCGTCGGCAAGGACGATCTGCGGGTCACCGTCGACGAGCTGGGCGAGGCCTTCGCGGGGACGGGGCCGCGGCTGAGCCGGCTGGTGGACTCGGGCAACGCGCTCGTCGAGTCGGCGTCCGACTCCCTCCCGGAGACGATCTCGCTCATCGAGGACTCGCGCAGGGTCCTCAGGACGCAGGCCGACCAGGGCTCGTCCATCAAGTCGTTCTCCCGTGATCTGGCCGCGCTCACCGCGCAGTTGAAGTCGAGCGACGGGGACCTGCGCCGGCTGATCGGCAACACGCCGCCCGCCGGAACGGAGGTCAACTCGCTGCTGAAGTCGCTCCGGCCGGACCTGCCGGTGCTGCTGGCCAACCTCATCAGCGGCGGCCAGGTCACGCTGGCCCGGCTGCCCGGCGTGGAGCAGGCCCTGGTCACCTTCCCGGTGGTGGTCGCGGGCAGCCACACCGTCGTTCCCGGCGACGGGACCACCCACTTCGGTCTGGTCCTGGGCGCCGACGACCCACCGGCCTGTACCCAGGGGTACGACACGCGGCGGCGCGACCCCGCCGACACCAGCACGCGCCCGGCGAACACCGACGCCCGCTGCACCGCCCCGCGCGGCAGCGACACCTCGGTGCGCGGCGCCCAGAACGCCCCCGGCGCCTCCGGCCGTTCCGGCGGCGCCGACCGGGCGGCGTACGTCGCCCCGTACGACCCGGAGACCGGCACCGCCACCGGCCCGGACGGAACGCCCGTCGAGATCGGCTCGACGGGCGGCGAACAGACCGTGTTCGGAAAGGACTCGTGGCAATGGCTGCTCGTCGGACCGATGGCATGA
- a CDS encoding catalase, which translates to MSQRVLTTESGAPVADNQNSATAGVGGPLLLQDQHLLEKLARFNRERIPERVVHARGSGGYGHFEVTDDVTDFTHADFLTTVGRRTEVFVRFSTVADSLGGADAVRDPRGFAVKFYTEEGNYDLVGNNTPVFFIKDPIKFPDFIHSQKRDPFTGRQEPDNVWDFWAHSPEATHQVTWLMGDRGIPASYRHMNGYGSHTYQWTNSAGEAFFVKYHFKTNQGIRCLSSEQAAELAGKDPNSHQTDLLQAIERGVHPSWTLYVQLMPASEAAGYRFNPFDLTKVWPHADHPLRRVGRLVLDRNPDNVFAEVEQAAFSPNNFVPGIGPSPDKMLQGRLFAYADAHRYRLGVNHTQLAVNAPRATTAENYGRDGLMASNPQGRYAKNYEPNSYDGPVETGRPLSAPLAVHGHTGTHAAPAHTKDDDFFQAGELYRLMSAEEKSRLVANIAGGLSQVSRDDVIEKNLAHFHAADPDYGRRVEEAVRALRED; encoded by the coding sequence ATGTCGCAGCGCGTGCTCACCACCGAGTCCGGCGCCCCCGTCGCCGACAACCAGAACTCCGCCACCGCCGGCGTCGGCGGCCCGCTCCTGCTCCAGGACCAGCATCTGCTGGAGAAGCTCGCGCGCTTCAACCGCGAGCGCATCCCGGAGCGCGTGGTGCACGCCCGCGGCTCGGGCGGGTACGGCCACTTCGAAGTCACCGACGACGTCACGGACTTCACGCACGCCGACTTCCTGACCACGGTCGGCCGGCGCACCGAGGTGTTCGTCCGCTTCTCCACCGTGGCCGACTCGCTGGGCGGCGCGGACGCGGTCCGCGACCCGCGTGGTTTCGCGGTGAAGTTCTACACCGAGGAGGGCAATTACGACCTCGTCGGCAACAACACGCCGGTGTTCTTCATCAAGGACCCCATCAAGTTCCCGGACTTCATCCACTCGCAGAAGCGGGACCCGTTCACGGGCCGTCAGGAGCCGGACAACGTCTGGGACTTCTGGGCGCACTCCCCCGAGGCCACGCACCAGGTGACCTGGCTGATGGGCGACCGCGGCATCCCGGCCTCGTACCGGCACATGAACGGCTACGGCTCGCACACCTACCAGTGGACGAACAGCGCGGGCGAGGCCTTCTTCGTCAAGTACCACTTCAAGACCAACCAGGGCATCCGCTGCCTGAGCAGCGAGCAGGCCGCGGAGCTCGCCGGCAAGGACCCGAACTCCCACCAGACGGACCTGCTCCAGGCCATCGAGCGGGGCGTGCACCCGTCCTGGACCCTGTACGTGCAGCTCATGCCGGCGTCCGAGGCGGCCGGCTACCGCTTCAACCCGTTCGACCTGACCAAGGTCTGGCCGCACGCCGACCATCCGCTGCGGCGCGTGGGCCGGCTGGTCCTCGACCGCAACCCGGACAACGTCTTCGCCGAGGTCGAGCAGGCCGCGTTCTCCCCGAACAACTTCGTGCCGGGCATCGGCCCCTCGCCCGACAAGATGCTCCAGGGCCGGCTGTTCGCCTACGCGGACGCCCACCGCTACCGCCTGGGCGTCAACCACACGCAGTTGGCCGTCAACGCGCCCCGGGCCACGACCGCCGAGAACTACGGCCGGGACGGCCTCATGGCGTCCAACCCGCAGGGCCGGTACGCGAAGAACTACGAGCCGAACTCCTACGACGGCCCGGTCGAGACCGGCCGGCCGCTGTCGGCCCCGCTCGCGGTGCACGGCCACACGGGCACCCACGCGGCCCCTGCCCACACCAAGGACGACGACTTCTTCCAGGCGGGCGAGCTGTACCGGCTGATGTCCGCCGAGGAGAAGTCCCGCCTGGTCGCGAACATCGCCGGCGGCCTCTCCCAGGTCTCCCGCGACGACGTGATCGAGAAGAACCTCGCGCACTTCCACGCCGCCGACCCCGACTACGGGCGGCGCGTGGAGGAGGCGGTCCGCGCCCTGCGCGAGGACTGA
- a CDS encoding TIM barrel protein, which translates to MGFADQRFNVNLSILFTELPLLERPAAAAAAGFTAVELWWPWVDSPTPDRSELDSLKQAIEDAGVQLTGLNFYAGQLPGPDRGALSVPGEESERFRANIDVAADFAASLGCTALNALYGNRLEGVDPAEQDALALENLVLAARAADRIGAVLLIEALNKPESPLYPLVSAPAAVGVVDKVNEATGLGNARFLMDLYHLSMNGEDLPAVIERYAAQTGHVQIADNPGRGAPGTGSLPLEDLLDQLAKAGYDGWVGLEYKPGDRPSAEAFDWLPR; encoded by the coding sequence ATGGGATTCGCAGACCAGCGCTTCAACGTCAACCTGTCGATCCTCTTCACGGAACTCCCGCTCCTGGAGCGCCCGGCGGCCGCCGCCGCGGCCGGCTTCACCGCGGTCGAGCTGTGGTGGCCCTGGGTCGACTCGCCCACGCCCGACCGGTCCGAGCTCGACTCCCTGAAGCAGGCGATCGAGGACGCGGGCGTACAGCTCACCGGCCTGAACTTCTACGCCGGGCAGCTCCCCGGCCCGGACCGCGGCGCCCTGTCGGTCCCCGGCGAGGAGTCGGAGCGGTTCCGCGCCAACATCGACGTGGCCGCCGACTTCGCGGCCTCCCTGGGCTGCACGGCGCTCAACGCCCTGTACGGCAACCGCCTCGAGGGCGTGGACCCGGCCGAGCAGGACGCCCTCGCGCTGGAGAACCTGGTCCTGGCGGCGCGGGCGGCCGACCGGATCGGCGCGGTCCTGCTGATCGAGGCGCTGAACAAGCCCGAGTCACCGCTGTACCCGCTGGTGTCGGCCCCGGCGGCCGTGGGCGTCGTCGACAAGGTCAACGAGGCGACGGGGCTGGGCAACGCCCGCTTCCTCATGGACCTCTACCACCTGTCCATGAACGGCGAGGACCTCCCGGCGGTGATCGAGCGGTACGCCGCGCAGACCGGCCACGTCCAGATCGCCGACAACCCGGGCCGCGGCGCGCCGGGCACGGGCTCGCTGCCCCTCGAAGACCTCCTCGACCAGCTGGCGAAGGCGGGTTACGACGGCTGGGTCGGCCTCGAGTACAAGCCGGGCGACCGCCCGAGCGCCGAGGCCTTCGACTGGCTGCCCCGCTGA
- a CDS encoding 2-hydroxy-3-oxopropionate reductase, with product MSNSLPKIAWIGLGIMGSPMSENLIKAGYDVTGFTLEQEKLDRLAAAGGTVAGSIAEAVRDADVVITMVPASPQVEAIAYGPDGILENARPGALLIDMSSITPQTSVDLAKAAKDKGIRVLDAPVSGGEAGAIEAVLSIMVGGEQADFDQAEPIFEALGKTIVLCGPHGSGQTVKAANQLIVAVNIQACAEAVVFLEKSGVDLKAALDVLNGGLAGSTVLTRKKDNFLNRDFKPGFRIDLHHKDMGIVTDAARTVGAALPVGAVVAQLVASLRAQGDGGLDHSALLRAVERLSGAQV from the coding sequence ATGAGCAACTCCCTCCCCAAGATCGCCTGGATCGGCCTCGGCATCATGGGCTCCCCCATGTCCGAGAACCTGATCAAGGCGGGTTACGACGTCACCGGCTTCACGCTGGAGCAGGAGAAGCTGGACCGGCTGGCCGCCGCCGGCGGCACGGTGGCCGGCTCGATCGCCGAGGCCGTGCGGGACGCCGACGTCGTCATCACGATGGTCCCGGCCTCGCCGCAGGTCGAGGCCATCGCGTACGGCCCCGACGGCATCCTGGAGAACGCGCGGCCGGGCGCGCTGCTGATCGACATGTCCTCGATCACCCCGCAGACCTCGGTCGACCTGGCGAAGGCCGCCAAGGACAAGGGCATCCGCGTGCTGGACGCCCCGGTGTCCGGCGGTGAGGCCGGCGCCATCGAGGCCGTGCTGTCCATCATGGTCGGCGGCGAGCAGGCCGACTTCGACCAGGCCGAGCCGATCTTCGAGGCGCTCGGCAAGACGATCGTGCTGTGCGGACCGCACGGCTCCGGCCAGACCGTGAAGGCCGCCAACCAGCTGATCGTCGCCGTGAACATCCAGGCGTGCGCCGAGGCCGTGGTCTTCCTGGAGAAGTCCGGCGTGGACCTGAAGGCGGCCCTGGACGTCCTCAACGGCGGACTCGCGGGCTCCACCGTGCTGACGCGGAAGAAGGACAACTTCCTGAACCGCGACTTCAAGCCGGGCTTCCGCATCGACCTGCACCACAAGGACATGGGCATCGTCACGGACGCCGCCCGCACCGTCGGGGCGGCCCTGCCCGTCGGCGCCGTGGTCGCCCAGCTGGTCGCCTCCCTGCGCGCGCAGGGCGACGGCGGCCTCGACCACTCGGCGCTGCTGCGGGCCGTGGAGCGGCTGTCCGGCGCCCAGGTCTGA
- a CDS encoding TIGR04222 domain-containing membrane protein — protein MGDGTAVRLEPHEIALLRDGPRAAVTVAVVDLYLRGLVEADLPGTMRRGVADAVAGERPPSPLAQAVHTALREPSGLRTLVKDPDIRLAVALMRIPLAEAGLLRYPLLGPTRAARRHVRELRQRHPLPASRRGLSDHDRLLAVALHGEAALRLLVPRFALRAGLVRRAEVGGKGLLKHARGPYGGGGGSAGHAYCGGGGGGCGGGGGN, from the coding sequence ATGGGCGACGGTACGGCGGTCCGGCTGGAGCCGCACGAGATCGCACTGCTGAGGGACGGCCCGCGGGCCGCCGTCACCGTCGCCGTGGTGGACCTGTATCTGCGGGGCCTGGTGGAGGCCGACCTGCCGGGGACGATGCGCAGGGGTGTCGCGGACGCCGTGGCCGGGGAGCGGCCGCCGTCTCCCCTGGCGCAGGCGGTGCACACGGCCCTGCGCGAGCCGTCCGGCCTGCGGACCCTGGTGAAGGACCCGGACATCCGGCTCGCGGTGGCCCTGATGCGCATCCCCCTCGCGGAGGCGGGCCTGCTGCGCTACCCGCTGCTCGGCCCCACGCGCGCTGCCCGCCGCCACGTGCGGGAGCTGCGGCAGCGCCATCCGCTGCCCGCGAGCCGACGCGGCCTGAGCGACCACGACCGGCTGCTCGCCGTCGCCCTGCACGGCGAGGCGGCGCTGCGGCTGCTGGTGCCGCGGTTCGCCCTGCGGGCGGGCCTGGTCCGCCGGGCCGAGGTGGGCGGCAAGGGCCTCCTCAAGCACGCGCGCGGTCCGTACGGAGGCGGAGGCGGAAGTGCGGGCCACGCCTACTGCGGCGGAGGCGGCGGCGGATGCGGAGGAGGCGGCGGGAACTGA